In Streptomyces nodosus, one DNA window encodes the following:
- a CDS encoding ferredoxin reductase family protein, producing the protein MTTVYPRQAPPAPPIARRSPAGPVLALLWAGAAAVVALWWQDTSSVVGAAGVLIGAGRITGLLCGYSCAVLVALMARVPLLERRIGSDRVARWHAAAGRCTVCLLVGHLVLILTGYAVQDRTSLVRETLTVVLHYPEMLKAAFGTLVLFAVGITSARAVRRRARHEFWYGVHLLTYAAVFLAFGHQLALGAEFTGAPVARTVWYALYLGAAALVLWFRVLTPVRLNVRHRLRVESVHAEARGVWSVVIRGRRLDELGAEPGQFFRWRFLADGMRWTSTPYSLSAPPYGDRLRITVKALGDHSASVARLRPGTRVWAEGPYGALTADRGRTGRSLLIAGGVGITPLRALFETLPGEVTLLYRARSAEDLALGGELETIARRRGARVLYALNGADGSRPSLGAGALRGAVPRLTDHDVYLCGPTAFAEDIYEALRAAGVPDRRIHHESFEL; encoded by the coding sequence ATGACCACGGTGTACCCGCGGCAGGCGCCGCCCGCGCCGCCGATCGCGAGGCGCTCCCCGGCGGGCCCCGTGCTGGCCCTGCTGTGGGCCGGTGCGGCGGCCGTGGTGGCCCTGTGGTGGCAGGACACCTCGTCCGTGGTGGGCGCGGCCGGAGTGCTCATCGGGGCCGGGCGGATCACGGGACTGCTGTGCGGATACTCCTGTGCCGTGCTGGTCGCCCTGATGGCCCGGGTGCCTCTGCTGGAGCGGCGGATCGGCTCGGACCGGGTGGCCCGCTGGCATGCAGCGGCCGGGCGCTGCACGGTGTGTCTGCTGGTCGGGCATCTGGTGCTGATCCTGACCGGGTACGCCGTCCAGGACCGGACCTCGCTGGTGCGCGAGACGCTCACCGTGGTGCTGCACTACCCGGAGATGCTGAAGGCGGCCTTCGGCACGCTGGTGCTGTTCGCCGTGGGGATCACCTCGGCGCGCGCCGTCCGCCGCAGGGCCCGCCATGAGTTCTGGTACGGCGTCCATCTCCTCACCTATGCCGCGGTCTTCCTCGCCTTCGGTCATCAGCTGGCGCTGGGCGCGGAGTTCACCGGCGCCCCGGTCGCCCGGACGGTCTGGTACGCGCTGTATCTGGGGGCCGCGGCCCTGGTGCTGTGGTTCCGGGTGCTGACCCCGGTACGGCTCAATGTGCGCCACCGGCTGCGCGTGGAGTCGGTGCACGCGGAGGCGCGGGGGGTGTGGTCGGTGGTGATACGGGGCCGGCGGCTGGACGAACTGGGCGCCGAGCCGGGGCAGTTCTTCCGCTGGCGGTTCCTCGCGGACGGCATGCGCTGGACGTCCACGCCGTACTCGCTGTCGGCACCGCCCTACGGCGACCGGCTGCGCATCACCGTCAAGGCGCTCGGTGACCACAGCGCGTCGGTGGCGCGGCTGCGGCCCGGCACCCGGGTGTGGGCGGAGGGCCCGTACGGGGCGCTGACCGCGGACCGGGGCAGGACCGGCAGGTCCCTGCTGATCGCGGGCGGTGTGGGGATCACCCCGCTGCGCGCCCTGTTCGAGACCCTGCCGGGCGAGGTGACGCTGCTGTACCGGGCGCGTTCGGCCGAGGACCTGGCGCTGGGCGGCGAGTTGGAGACCATCGCCCGCCGGCGTGGCGCGCGGGTGCTGTACGCGCTCAACGGAGCCGACGGCTCCCGCCCGAGTCTCGGTGCCGGAGCCCTGCGCGGCGCGGTGCCCCGACTCACCGACCATGACGTCTATCTGTGCGGTCCGACCGCATTCGCCGAGGACATCTACGAGGCGTTGCGGGCGGCCGGGGTCCCCGACCGCCGTATCCACCACGAGTCGTTCGAGCTGTGA
- a CDS encoding L,D-transpeptidase family protein gives MRPGPLAALLAVSLLVLGAAPGAAEEKPLPERMADTGGGTQLITARASTTGATSGTVDWWDRRDGRWVRAGSAPARFGAHGLVEGAARRQGTGTTPTGLYALPHAFGIRTAPPGTKVPYRPVHQDSWWCQDNASASYNRWTEPLPADCRASESEHLIAHDPQYAYALVIGFNYTEPVRERGAGIFLHVDGRAATEGCVSVPMDAMRRILGWADPSRGPHIAIGTVSGTTALTRY, from the coding sequence ATGCGCCCCGGTCCCCTCGCCGCCCTCCTCGCCGTCTCCCTCCTGGTGCTCGGCGCCGCGCCGGGTGCCGCCGAGGAGAAGCCGCTGCCCGAGCGGATGGCGGACACCGGGGGCGGCACCCAGCTGATCACGGCGCGGGCGTCCACGACCGGCGCGACCTCGGGCACGGTCGACTGGTGGGACCGCCGGGACGGGCGGTGGGTGAGGGCCGGTTCGGCGCCCGCGCGCTTCGGTGCGCACGGGCTCGTCGAGGGCGCCGCACGGCGGCAGGGCACCGGCACCACACCGACCGGCCTCTACGCCCTCCCCCACGCCTTCGGCATCAGGACCGCACCCCCGGGCACCAAGGTGCCGTACCGCCCGGTGCACCAGGACTCCTGGTGGTGCCAGGACAACGCGTCCGCCTCCTACAACCGCTGGACGGAACCCCTCCCGGCCGACTGCCGTGCCTCGGAGTCGGAGCATCTGATCGCCCACGACCCCCAGTACGCCTACGCCCTGGTCATCGGCTTCAACTACACCGAGCCCGTACGGGAGCGGGGCGCGGGCATCTTCCTGCATGTCGACGGCAGGGCGGCGACGGAGGGGTGCGTATCGGTGCCGATGGACGCGATGCGGCGGATCCTGGGGTGGGCGGATCCGTCGCGGGGACCGCACATCGCGATCGGAACCGTGAGCGGCACGACGGCGCTCACCCGGTACTAG
- a CDS encoding aldo/keto reductase, with protein sequence MPFARLTSATTPTCHLGLGLAAVGRPGYINLGRERDLPPDRSVDALRERTHQLLDAAYAQGVRYVDVARSYGRSEEFLAEWLAARPDAADLVVGSKWGYTYTADWTTDAERHEVKDHGLATYERQRAETAALLGDRLDLHQIHSVTPDSPALTDRKLHARLAEAAAEGVTVGFSTSGPAQADAIRAALAVTVDGEPLFRTVQSTYNLLETSAAPALEEAHDAGLTVIVKEGVANGRLAGPDAPKALKAVAEETSYGCDAVALAVILCRPWAGVVLSGAATVTQLASNLHAAAVDLDAEQLARLEALAEEPGAYWERRGRLPWH encoded by the coding sequence ATGCCCTTCGCACGCCTGACGTCAGCCACGACTCCCACCTGCCACCTCGGCCTGGGCCTCGCGGCCGTCGGACGACCCGGCTACATCAACCTGGGCCGGGAGCGGGACCTCCCGCCCGACCGCAGCGTCGACGCCCTGCGCGAGCGCACCCACCAGCTGCTGGACGCCGCCTATGCGCAGGGCGTCCGCTATGTCGACGTGGCCCGCTCCTACGGCCGCTCCGAGGAGTTCCTCGCCGAATGGCTGGCCGCGCGCCCCGACGCCGCGGACCTGGTGGTCGGCAGCAAGTGGGGCTACACCTACACCGCCGACTGGACCACCGACGCGGAGCGGCACGAGGTCAAGGACCACGGCCTCGCCACCTATGAGCGGCAGCGGGCCGAGACCGCCGCCCTGCTCGGCGACCGGCTCGACCTCCACCAGATCCACTCGGTGACCCCCGACAGCCCGGCCCTCACCGACCGGAAGCTGCACGCCAGGCTGGCCGAGGCGGCCGCGGAGGGCGTCACGGTCGGCTTCTCCACCAGCGGCCCCGCGCAGGCCGACGCGATCCGCGCCGCCCTCGCCGTGACGGTCGACGGCGAGCCCCTCTTCCGTACCGTCCAGTCCACCTACAACCTGCTGGAGACCTCCGCCGCCCCCGCGCTGGAGGAGGCCCATGACGCCGGACTCACGGTGATCGTCAAGGAGGGCGTGGCCAACGGACGGCTGGCCGGCCCGGATGCGCCCAAGGCGCTGAAGGCCGTGGCCGAGGAGACGTCGTACGGCTGTGACGCGGTCGCCCTCGCGGTGATCCTGTGCCGTCCCTGGGCCGGTGTCGTCCTCTCCGGCGCCGCCACCGTCACCCAGCTCGCCTCGAACCTGCACGCCGCCGCCGTCGACCTGGACGCGGAGCAGCTCGCCCGTCTGGAGGCCCTCGCCGAGGAGCCGGGCGCCTACTGGGAGCGGCGCGGCCGGCTGCCCTGGCACTGA
- a CDS encoding argininosuccinate synthase, which produces MTERVVLAYSGGLDTSVAIGWIAEETGAEVIAVAVDVGQGGEDLDVIRKRALACGAVEAEVADAKDEFADEYCLPAIKANALYMDRYPLVSALSRPTIVKHLVAAAQKHGAGTVAHGCTGKGNDQVRFEAGIVALAPDLKCIAPVRDYAMTRDKAIAFCEAKNLPIATTKKSPYSIDQNVFGRAVETGFLEDIWNAPIEDIYEYTSNPAEPREADEVVITFHQGVPVAVDGKPVTVLQAIQQLNERAGAQGIGRIDMVEDRLVGIKSREVYEAPGAIALITAHQELENVTVERELARYKRQVEQRWGELVYDGQWFSPLKRALDGFIAEANQPVSGDIRMTLHAGRAVVTGRRSEQSLYDFNLATYDTGDTFDQSAAKGFIDIYSLSSKIAAQRDLQA; this is translated from the coding sequence GTGACCGAGCGCGTCGTACTCGCCTACTCAGGCGGTCTGGACACCTCCGTCGCCATCGGCTGGATCGCCGAGGAGACGGGCGCCGAGGTCATCGCCGTTGCGGTCGACGTCGGCCAGGGCGGCGAGGACCTGGACGTCATCCGCAAGCGCGCGCTCGCCTGCGGTGCCGTGGAGGCCGAGGTCGCCGACGCCAAGGACGAGTTCGCCGACGAGTACTGCCTCCCGGCGATCAAGGCCAACGCCCTCTACATGGACCGCTACCCGCTGGTCTCCGCGCTCTCGCGCCCCACGATCGTCAAGCACCTCGTCGCCGCCGCCCAGAAGCATGGCGCCGGCACGGTCGCCCACGGCTGCACCGGCAAGGGCAACGACCAGGTCCGTTTCGAGGCCGGCATCGTCGCCCTCGCCCCCGACCTCAAGTGCATCGCCCCGGTCCGTGACTACGCGATGACCCGGGACAAGGCCATCGCGTTCTGCGAGGCGAAGAACCTCCCGATCGCGACCACCAAGAAGTCGCCCTACTCCATCGACCAGAACGTCTTCGGCCGTGCCGTCGAGACCGGCTTCCTCGAGGACATCTGGAACGCCCCGATCGAGGACATCTACGAGTACACCTCCAACCCGGCCGAGCCTCGCGAGGCCGACGAGGTGGTCATCACCTTCCACCAGGGCGTCCCGGTCGCCGTCGACGGCAAGCCCGTCACCGTTCTGCAGGCGATCCAGCAGCTCAACGAGCGCGCGGGCGCCCAGGGCATCGGCCGGATCGACATGGTCGAGGACCGGCTGGTGGGCATCAAGTCCCGCGAGGTCTACGAGGCTCCGGGCGCCATCGCCCTGATCACCGCCCACCAGGAGCTGGAGAACGTCACCGTCGAGCGCGAACTCGCCCGCTACAAGCGGCAGGTCGAGCAGCGCTGGGGCGAACTGGTCTACGACGGCCAGTGGTTCTCCCCGCTCAAGCGCGCCCTGGACGGCTTCATCGCGGAGGCCAACCAGCCCGTCTCCGGCGACATCCGGATGACCCTGCACGCAGGCCGCGCGGTCGTCACCGGCCGGCGGTCCGAGCAGTCGCTGTACGACTTCAACCTGGCCACCTACGACACGGGCGACACCTTCGACCAGTCCGCGGCCAAGGGCTTCATCGACATCTACAGCCTGTCGTCGAAGATCGCCGCGCAGCGGGATCTGCAGGCATAG
- a CDS encoding TetR/AcrR family transcriptional regulator: MAVDRDLVLRSAAALLTRKSTATLDEVARAAGISRATLHRHFAGRDALVRALEALGIEECEAALDAARLDEGPVREALQRFVAEIEPAAGLLAFLYSENQLFEGEQQNEGWTRIDARAAALFRRGQESGELRIDLSPTWLTEALYGLLASGAWAVLEGRLAPKDFTYMIVELLLGGVLRREQP; this comes from the coding sequence ATGGCCGTCGATCGAGACCTCGTGCTGCGCAGCGCAGCCGCCCTGCTCACCCGCAAGTCCACCGCCACCCTGGACGAGGTCGCCAGGGCGGCCGGGATCAGCCGGGCCACGCTGCACCGCCACTTCGCGGGGCGCGATGCCCTCGTACGGGCGCTGGAGGCGCTCGGTATCGAGGAGTGCGAGGCGGCGCTGGACGCCGCCCGGCTCGACGAGGGTCCCGTCCGGGAGGCCCTGCAGCGCTTCGTGGCCGAGATCGAGCCCGCGGCCGGGCTGCTCGCCTTCCTCTACAGCGAGAACCAGCTCTTCGAGGGCGAGCAGCAGAACGAGGGCTGGACCCGGATCGACGCCCGGGCCGCCGCGCTGTTCCGGCGTGGCCAGGAGAGCGGCGAGCTCCGGATCGACCTCTCCCCGACCTGGCTCACCGAGGCCCTGTACGGACTGCTGGCCTCCGGTGCCTGGGCCGTACTGGAGGGGCGACTCGCCCCCAAGGACTTCACCTACATGATCGTCGAGCTGCTGCTCGGCGGCGTACTACGGAGAGAACAACCATGA
- a CDS encoding FMN-binding protein, which produces MHALRRTSPLRRVVLTSAATVSGLVLLLSLKPHSAPEVGPAVPSGGSHASSGSGDAGGSGSVTTTGTVTGEQVQTRYGPVQVRITLRNGRLTEVTAVALPRDNPRDREISGYAVPRLTREALAAQSAEIDTVSGATYTSEGYRRSLQSALDSARG; this is translated from the coding sequence ATGCATGCGTTGAGGAGGACCAGCCCGCTGCGCCGCGTGGTGCTCACCAGCGCCGCCACGGTCTCCGGGCTGGTGCTGCTGCTGTCGCTGAAGCCGCACTCCGCGCCCGAGGTCGGACCGGCGGTGCCGTCGGGCGGTTCGCACGCGTCCTCCGGCTCGGGGGACGCCGGCGGCTCCGGCAGCGTGACCACGACCGGGACCGTCACCGGGGAACAGGTGCAGACCCGCTATGGGCCCGTCCAGGTCCGTATCACGCTGAGGAACGGCCGGCTCACCGAGGTCACGGCGGTGGCCCTTCCCCGGGACAACCCGAGGGACCGGGAGATCAGCGGCTATGCCGTCCCCCGGCTGACGCGGGAGGCGCTGGCCGCGCAGAGCGCGGAGATCGACACGGTCTCCGGGGCCACCTACACCAGCGAGGGATACCGGCGCTCGCTCCAGTCGGCGCTGGACTCCGCGAGGGGTTGA
- a CDS encoding sensor histidine kinase, whose product MTAGPRGLPWWGTVARRVRGLPRPRTLRARLTAGLVVLLALSCAAVGVAAVVELNGFLTGRLDQQLREVGPRFPASLEHGVRPSDHDGDEYGDTRKQTAGTFGARLLGAKVTHAAVVRPGSDSSALTTPLSGRDRRTLATVPEDGRGHSVRLASLGGYRLMATPGMDGDTLITGLPLEPVEAAVHRLESVAAVVFGAALAVTGVAGAVWVRWSLRPMSRVAATAARVSELPLASGEVALPARVPENDPRSEVGRVATAFNRMLGHVEDALTKRHAVEERLRSFAADASHELRTPVASVRGHAELALLHPGPVPAEVTRALERIAAESARMGVMVDDLLLLARLDAGRPLERRPVDLTRLVLDAVTDARAAGPGHRWTLELSEEPVTVTGDEHRLQQVLGNLLANARLHTPEGTRVAVSLETDGPAAVLRVHDDGPGIPEDIRPGVFERFTRAEHRRRPGDQGGGAGLGLSIVAAVTQAHGGGVRLDSRPGGTTFTVRLPADPAPESAPDTGPDAAPERAPETGPDAAPAGAARRGTSAAAGNVCP is encoded by the coding sequence ATGACCGCGGGACCGCGCGGCCTGCCGTGGTGGGGCACGGTGGCGCGCAGGGTGCGCGGACTGCCCCGGCCGCGCACGCTGCGGGCCCGGCTCACCGCTGGACTCGTCGTGCTGCTCGCGCTCAGCTGCGCCGCGGTCGGGGTGGCAGCGGTGGTCGAACTGAACGGCTTTCTCACCGGCCGGCTTGACCAGCAGCTGCGCGAGGTCGGCCCGCGCTTCCCGGCGAGCCTGGAGCACGGGGTCAGACCGTCGGACCACGACGGTGACGAGTACGGCGACACCCGCAAGCAGACCGCCGGCACCTTCGGCGCCCGGCTGCTCGGAGCGAAGGTCACCCATGCGGCGGTGGTGCGCCCCGGCAGCGACAGCTCCGCCCTCACCACCCCCCTGAGCGGGCGGGACCGGCGCACCCTCGCGACCGTCCCCGAGGACGGCCGGGGCCACAGCGTCCGGCTGGCCTCCCTCGGCGGATACCGGCTGATGGCGACGCCGGGCATGGACGGCGACACCCTGATCACCGGGCTTCCGCTGGAGCCGGTGGAGGCGGCGGTGCACCGGCTGGAGAGCGTGGCGGCCGTCGTCTTCGGCGCGGCCCTCGCGGTGACCGGCGTCGCGGGCGCCGTCTGGGTGCGCTGGTCCCTGCGGCCGATGAGCAGGGTCGCCGCGACCGCGGCCCGCGTCAGCGAGCTCCCGCTGGCCAGCGGGGAGGTCGCGCTGCCGGCGCGCGTTCCCGAGAACGACCCGCGCAGCGAGGTGGGCCGGGTCGCCACCGCCTTCAACCGGATGCTCGGCCATGTCGAGGACGCGCTGACCAAGCGGCACGCCGTGGAGGAACGGCTGCGCAGCTTCGCCGCCGACGCCAGCCATGAGCTGCGCACCCCGGTCGCCTCGGTCCGCGGCCATGCCGAGCTGGCGCTGCTGCACCCCGGTCCCGTCCCGGCGGAGGTGACCCGCGCCCTGGAACGGATCGCCGCCGAGTCGGCGCGGATGGGTGTGATGGTGGACGATCTTCTGCTGCTGGCCCGCCTGGACGCGGGCCGCCCCCTGGAGCGGCGCCCCGTCGACCTCACCCGCCTGGTCCTGGACGCGGTGACCGACGCCCGCGCGGCCGGCCCCGGGCACCGCTGGACTCTGGAGCTGTCGGAGGAACCGGTGACCGTGACCGGTGACGAGCACCGGCTCCAGCAGGTGCTGGGCAATCTGCTGGCCAACGCCCGTCTGCACACCCCCGAGGGCACGCGGGTGGCGGTCTCGCTGGAGACCGACGGCCCGGCGGCCGTCCTCCGGGTCCATGACGACGGCCCGGGCATCCCCGAGGACATCCGCCCCGGCGTCTTCGAACGCTTCACCCGGGCCGAGCACCGTCGCCGCCCCGGCGACCAGGGCGGCGGCGCCGGACTGGGCCTGTCGATCGTGGCGGCGGTGACTCAGGCGCACGGCGGAGGCGTCCGCCTCGACTCCCGCCCCGGCGGGACCACCTTCACGGTCCGGCTGCCCGCGGACCCGGCCCCGGAAAGCGCCCCGGACACGGGCCCGGACGCGGCCCCGGAAAGGGCCCCGGAAACGGGCCCGGACGCGGCCCCGGCCGGTGCCGCCCGCCGCGGCACTAGTGCCGCGGCAGGCAACGTTTGCCCGTGA
- a CDS encoding response regulator transcription factor, with amino-acid sequence MNTPSATHTPRSGRPALARPDGTPLRVLVVDDDPDLSEVLCGALRYEGWEVRTAGDGATAVTRARELMPDAVVLDVMLPDTDGFAVLRSLRTARPEICVLFLTARDAVEDRIAGITAGGDDYVTKPFSLEEVVARLRGLLRRAGMARQLVDGPRLTVGDLTMDEEAREVTRAGELIELSPTEFELLRFLMRNPRRVLSKSQILDRVWSYDFGGQAHVVELYISYLRKKVDAGRDPMIHTVRGVGYVLKPVTR; translated from the coding sequence ATGAACACACCCAGCGCGACGCACACCCCCCGCTCCGGCCGCCCCGCCCTGGCCCGCCCCGACGGCACCCCCCTGCGTGTCCTGGTCGTCGACGACGACCCCGACCTCTCCGAGGTGCTGTGCGGGGCCCTGCGCTACGAGGGCTGGGAGGTGCGCACGGCCGGTGACGGCGCCACGGCCGTCACCCGGGCCCGTGAGCTGATGCCCGACGCCGTCGTGCTGGACGTGATGCTCCCGGACACCGACGGCTTCGCAGTGCTGCGCTCCCTGCGCACCGCGAGGCCCGAGATCTGTGTGCTCTTCCTCACGGCGCGGGACGCCGTCGAGGACCGTATCGCCGGGATCACGGCGGGCGGCGACGACTATGTGACCAAACCGTTCAGCCTGGAGGAGGTCGTCGCCCGGCTCCGCGGACTGCTGCGCCGGGCCGGTATGGCCCGGCAGCTGGTGGACGGCCCCCGGCTGACCGTGGGCGATCTGACCATGGACGAGGAGGCCCGTGAGGTGACCCGGGCCGGTGAACTGATCGAGCTGTCCCCCACCGAGTTCGAGCTGCTGCGCTTTCTGATGCGCAATCCACGGCGGGTGCTCAGCAAATCGCAGATCCTGGACCGGGTGTGGTCGTACGACTTCGGCGGCCAGGCCCATGTCGTCGAGCTGTACATCTCCTATCTGCGCAAAAAGGTGGACGCGGGCCGCGACCCCATGATCCACACGGTGCGCGGGGTCGGGTATGTGCTCAAGCCGGTGACCCGATGA
- the argH gene encoding argininosuccinate lyase produces MSSSSGDVRLWGGRFADGPAEALAKLSASVHFDWRLAPYDIAGSRAHARVLHGAGLLTDDELTRMLAGLDRLEADVADGSFTGTIADEDVHTALERGLLERLGPDLGGKLRAGRSRNDQVATLFRMYLRDHARTVGGLIADLQDALIGLAEAHPDVAMPGRTHLQHAQPVLFAHHVLAHVQALTRDAERLRQWDERTAVSPYGSGALAGSSLGLDPEAVARDLGFEHGSSANSIDGTASRDFVAEFAFITAMIGVNLSRIAEEVIIWNTKEFSFVTLHDAFSTGSSIMPQKKNPDIAELARGKSGRLIGNLTGLMATLKALPLAYNRDLQEDKEPVFDSIDQLEVLLPAFTGMMATLTVHRERMEELAPAGFSLATDIAEWLVKQGVPFRVAHEVAGECVKAAEAEGKELDELTDEQFAKISAHLTPEVRSVLNVPGALASRNGRGGTAPEAVAVQLTEVKADVAAQHTWATAKQH; encoded by the coding sequence GTGAGCAGCAGCAGCGGTGACGTACGCCTCTGGGGCGGCCGTTTCGCCGACGGTCCCGCCGAGGCCCTGGCGAAGCTGTCCGCGTCCGTCCACTTCGACTGGCGGCTGGCGCCGTACGACATCGCCGGTTCCCGTGCCCATGCGCGTGTGCTGCACGGCGCGGGACTCCTCACCGACGACGAGCTCACCCGGATGCTCGCGGGGCTCGACCGGCTCGAGGCGGATGTCGCCGACGGCTCCTTCACCGGCACCATCGCCGACGAGGACGTGCACACGGCCCTGGAGCGCGGCCTGCTGGAGCGCCTCGGCCCCGACCTCGGCGGCAAGCTGCGGGCCGGCCGTTCCCGCAACGACCAGGTCGCGACCCTCTTCCGGATGTATCTGCGCGACCACGCCCGTACCGTCGGCGGTCTGATCGCCGACCTCCAGGACGCCCTGATCGGCCTGGCCGAGGCCCACCCGGACGTGGCGATGCCCGGCCGCACCCACCTCCAGCACGCCCAGCCGGTGCTCTTCGCGCATCATGTCCTCGCGCATGTCCAGGCGCTGACCCGGGACGCCGAGCGGCTGCGTCAGTGGGACGAGCGCACCGCCGTCTCGCCGTACGGCTCGGGCGCGCTCGCGGGCAGCAGCCTCGGCCTCGACCCGGAGGCGGTCGCCCGGGACCTCGGGTTCGAGCACGGCAGCTCGGCCAACTCCATCGACGGCACGGCCTCGCGTGACTTCGTCGCCGAGTTCGCCTTCATCACCGCGATGATCGGTGTCAACCTCTCCCGGATCGCCGAAGAGGTCATCATCTGGAACACCAAGGAGTTCTCCTTCGTCACGCTCCACGACGCCTTCTCCACCGGGTCGTCGATCATGCCGCAGAAGAAGAACCCGGACATCGCGGAGCTGGCCCGGGGCAAGAGCGGCCGGCTTATCGGCAATCTGACCGGTCTGATGGCGACCCTGAAGGCACTGCCGCTCGCCTACAACCGTGACCTCCAGGAGGACAAGGAGCCGGTCTTCGACTCCATCGACCAGCTGGAGGTCCTGCTCCCCGCCTTCACCGGGATGATGGCGACGCTGACCGTGCACCGCGAGCGGATGGAGGAGCTGGCCCCGGCGGGCTTCTCGCTCGCCACCGACATCGCCGAGTGGCTCGTCAAGCAGGGCGTGCCGTTCCGGGTGGCGCACGAGGTCGCCGGCGAGTGCGTGAAGGCCGCGGAGGCCGAGGGCAAGGAGCTGGACGAGCTGACCGACGAGCAGTTCGCGAAGATCTCGGCCCATCTGACGCCCGAGGTGCGGTCCGTGCTCAACGTCCCCGGCGCCCTCGCCTCCCGCAACGGACGCGGCGGCACGGCCCCCGAGGCGGTCGCCGTGCAGCTGACCGAGGTGAAGGCGGACGTGGCGGCCCAGCACACCTGGGCGACCGCGAAGCAGCACTGA
- a CDS encoding pyridoxamine 5'-phosphate oxidase family protein, which produces MGKTYERITGRLRTFIEEQPLFFTATAPLSGDGTVNLSPKGLKGSFAVLDDLTVAYLDFAGSNAETVAHLRENGRITLMWCAFQGPPNIVRVHGRGEPVFRDDPRFPELLARFPDIDPAPHGLRAIIVVRAELVRDTCGYAVPFMTYDQDRDLHGRRFAREDDTSLDAYFRGKEHIGTSLDGLPGLPLPLPPATF; this is translated from the coding sequence ATGGGAAAGACCTATGAACGCATCACCGGACGACTGCGGACGTTCATCGAGGAACAGCCCCTCTTCTTCACCGCCACCGCTCCCCTGTCCGGCGACGGCACGGTCAATCTGTCGCCCAAGGGGCTCAAGGGCTCCTTCGCCGTCCTCGACGACCTCACCGTCGCCTATCTGGACTTCGCCGGGAGCAACGCCGAGACCGTCGCCCATCTGCGGGAGAACGGCCGGATCACCCTGATGTGGTGCGCCTTCCAGGGCCCGCCGAACATCGTGCGGGTGCACGGCCGCGGTGAGCCGGTCTTCCGCGACGACCCCCGCTTCCCCGAGCTGCTCGCCCGCTTCCCGGACATCGACCCGGCCCCGCACGGACTGCGCGCGATCATCGTCGTGCGGGCCGAACTCGTCCGCGACACCTGCGGATACGCGGTGCCCTTCATGACCTACGACCAGGACCGCGATCTGCACGGCAGACGGTTCGCCCGGGAGGACGACACCTCCCTCGATGCCTACTTCCGGGGGAAGGAGCACATCGGAACCAGCCTGGACGGCCTGCCGGGACTGCCTCTGCCCCTGCCTCCGGCTACGTTCTGA